Sequence from the Saccharopolyspora pogona genome:
GGAGTACCGCTCGCCGGCACGGACGCGGAACACCAGCTCGTGGGCGCGTTCGTCCGGCACGCGCTGCGGCAGCAGATCACCACGCAGCACAACGGTTTGCGGTCCCGCGACCGCCACGACGCACCGGTCCGCAACGGGATCGCTCCCTTCGCGCTGGTGCACCCAGGGCATCGAGTCGCCGTAGGCGAACCGCACCGCCCACCGCATCGTGAGCTCCGTGTCCCCGGAGACGCCTTCGACCACCCGCACCAGGCACGGCTCGTCGTCCTGGTTCTTCTCGTGCGGCGGCATGCTATCGACCAGCCGCACGACGCCGTCGGCGGTGTGGAATTCCGTTTCCAGGACGAGGGAGTTGTCGCGGTAGCGGCGCCGCACCTCCCGCACTTGGCCGCTCGGGGCGATCCGCCAATGGCCGTCTCGTTCGTCGCCGAGGATGCGCGAGAAGCACGACGGGGAGTCGAACCGCGGAAGGCACAGCCAGTCGACCGATCCGTCTTTGCCGACCAGCGCCGCGGTGCGAAGGTCGGAGAGCAGCGCGTAGTCCTCGATGGCGCCAGGTCCGCTGTGCTCGTTGAGATCACCGCCCACGATGATCGAGGCTATACCGTTCACGAAACGTGTGAAAGCGTGTCGTGAGCCGGCGCCTTGCGGTGTCGGCGTTGGCCCGCGTTGTTCGGTGCGGGTCTTCCCGTGGCGATATCCGCTGCCCGCGTGGTGCGGGTCTTGTGTGGGTTTCCATCGGGCTCGTTTTCCGTCGCCCCGCAATTCGGGGAGGACGTCGTGGCCTCAACCAGGTTGGCGAGGTTGTGGGCGGCGTTGAGGTCGCGATCCATGCTGATCCCGCAGGACGGGCAGGTGAAGATACGGTCGGACAGGCGCAGCTTGGTTCTCACCGCACCACAGTCCGGACACGTTTTGGAGCTGGGATGCCACCGGTCCGCGATGTGCACGCGCAGCCCGGCCCAGGAGGCTTTGTACTCGACCTGGCGTCGGAGTTCGGCCATGCCGGCACCTGCGACCTGCCGTGCCAGGCGGCGGTTGCGGGTCATGCCCGCAACGTTGAGGTCTTCCAGCACGATCGCACCGAAGGTCCGCACCAGCCAGGTGGTGAGCTTGTGCAGCCCATCGCGGCGTGTATTGGCGACTGTGGTGTGCAGCTTGGTGATGCGGGCCTGGGTTGTGCGCCACCGGTTCGAGGACTTCTGTTCGCTACGGTGGTCTGGGCCAGTGCGCCGGGAGGTTTGCCGCTGCAACCTCCGCAACTCACGCAGGGCTGCTTCGAGGTGTTCCGGGTTGTCGATCAAGATGTCACCGAGCCGGGACGCGGCGAGGCGTCCCAGCTGATCATTCGCGACGACGAAATGCTGCAGCGGGAACGGGGTGGCTACTGTGGACGATTTGTCCGGGGCTTGCGGCCGACTCCGCCGTAGCCGGCGTTCGGCGCCGCGCTGTCCTCGGGGGTCTCGCCGTTGGTGGGGCGCCAGGCCGGCAGCCAGACCACGCCGGGGCTGACCAGGTCGAAACCGGCGAACATCGCCTCGACCTCCGGCTGCGAGCGCAGGCTCACCTGGGCCACCGAGCGCTCGTACTTGCTGCGCGCGGCGTGCAGGTGTTCGGAAGGCATCCGTTCGGTGCTCCGGCTGCCGTGCGCGATGGCGAAGAAGCTGCCGCCGGCCAGCGCGTCCCGGTAGCGGGCGATCAAGCCGAGCGGATCCTCCTCGTCGTGCACGAAGTGCAGAACCGCGATCATCAGCAGGGCCACCGGCCGGTCGAGGTCGAGCAGGTCTCGCAGCTCCGGTGCGGCCAGGATCTCCTCCGGCTCGCGGAGATCGGCTTGGAGGACCGCGCAGCGCGGGTTGTCGGCGAGCAAGCGCCGGGTGTGCGCGACGGCCACCGGGTCGATGTCCACGTACACCACCCTGCATTCGGGGTCGGCTTGCTGCGCGGTCTCGTGGACGTTGCCGACGGTCGGGATCCCGGAGCCGATGTCGAGGAACTGGGTCACGCCCTCCGCGACGCACAACTGCACGACCCGGCGCAGGAACATCCGGTTGATGTGGGCCATCTGCGGCCCCTCCGGCATGAGCTGCAGCATTTCCTCGGCGACCTGGCGATCCACCGCGAAGTTGTGCGCGCCGCCCAGGAACCAGTCCCAGATCCGGGCGATGCTCGGCTGGTTCATGTCGACGTCCAGCGGTGCCCAACTCGGTCGCTTCATCCCGCCTCCGCCCGCTCGCGCCATTCCCAGCCTAGGTCCCGGCCAGCCTCCCCCTGAAGCCGTGGGTTCGAACGAGCAACGCTGCTGATCAAGCGGAAGCGGTGCGAGCCCACCGGCGATCGTCGGCCCGGG
This genomic interval carries:
- a CDS encoding SAM-dependent methyltransferase; this translates as MKRPSWAPLDVDMNQPSIARIWDWFLGGAHNFAVDRQVAEEMLQLMPEGPQMAHINRMFLRRVVQLCVAEGVTQFLDIGSGIPTVGNVHETAQQADPECRVVYVDIDPVAVAHTRRLLADNPRCAVLQADLREPEEILAAPELRDLLDLDRPVALLMIAVLHFVHDEEDPLGLIARYRDALAGGSFFAIAHGSRSTERMPSEHLHAARSKYERSVAQVSLRSQPEVEAMFAGFDLVSPGVVWLPAWRPTNGETPEDSAAPNAGYGGVGRKPRTNRPQ
- a CDS encoding RNA-guided endonuclease TnpB family protein; this translates as MAAGLAPHQRRDPRGQRGAERRLRRSRPQAPDKSSTVATPFPLQHFVVANDQLGRLAASRLGDILIDNPEHLEAALRELRRLQRQTSRRTGPDHRSEQKSSNRWRTTQARITKLHTTVANTRRDGLHKLTTWLVRTFGAIVLEDLNVAGMTRNRRLARQVAGAGMAELRRQVEYKASWAGLRVHIADRWHPSSKTCPDCGAVRTKLRLSDRIFTCPSCGISMDRDLNAAHNLANLVEATTSSPNCGATENEPDGNPHKTRTTRAADIATGRPAPNNAGQRRHRKAPAHDTLSHVS